The following coding sequences are from one Novosphingobium sp. KACC 22771 window:
- a CDS encoding pyruvate dehydrogenase complex E1 component subunit beta, with protein sequence MAIELKMPALSPTMEEGKLAKWLVKVGDEVKSGDILAEIETDKATMEFEAVDEGTIGSILIAEGTEGVKVGTVIALIGGEGEAAPAASAPAAAPAAAPVAAASAPAAAPRPADPVVPHGTNMKTSTVRDALRDAMAEEMRRDPRVFVMGEEVAEYQGAYKVTQGLLAEFGPKRVIDTPITEYGFAGIGTGAAMGGLRPVIEFMTFNFAMQAIDHIINSAAKTNYMSGGQMRCPVVFRGPNGAASRVGAQHSQNYGPWYANVPGLIVIAPYDASDAKGLLKAAIRSEDPVVFLENELIYGRSFELPELDDHVLPIGKARIMREGKDVTIVSYSIGVGLALEAAEELAGEGIDAEVIDLRTLRPLDKETVLASLAKTNRIVVAEEGWPTCSIASEIAAIAMEDGFDHLDAPVVRVCNEDVPLPYAANLEKAALINTPRIVEAVKKVCYR encoded by the coding sequence ATGGCGATTGAACTCAAGATGCCCGCTCTCTCGCCCACCATGGAAGAGGGCAAGCTGGCCAAGTGGCTGGTCAAGGTCGGCGACGAAGTGAAGTCGGGTGACATTCTGGCCGAAATCGAAACCGACAAGGCGACGATGGAATTTGAAGCGGTGGACGAAGGCACCATCGGTTCGATCCTGATCGCCGAAGGCACCGAAGGCGTGAAGGTCGGCACGGTCATCGCGCTGATCGGCGGCGAAGGTGAGGCGGCGCCTGCCGCTTCGGCTCCCGCTGCTGCGCCTGCCGCCGCTCCGGTTGCCGCTGCTTCCGCGCCTGCCGCTGCGCCCCGTCCGGCCGATCCGGTCGTGCCCCATGGCACCAACATGAAGACTTCGACCGTGCGTGACGCGCTGCGTGACGCCATGGCCGAGGAAATGCGCCGCGATCCGCGCGTCTTTGTCATGGGCGAAGAAGTGGCCGAATATCAGGGCGCCTATAAGGTGACCCAGGGCCTGCTGGCCGAATTCGGGCCGAAGCGCGTCATCGACACGCCGATCACCGAATATGGCTTTGCCGGTATCGGTACGGGCGCGGCCATGGGCGGTCTGCGCCCGGTGATCGAGTTCATGACGTTCAACTTCGCCATGCAGGCGATTGACCACATCATCAACTCGGCGGCCAAGACCAACTATATGTCGGGCGGCCAGATGCGTTGCCCGGTGGTGTTCCGTGGCCCGAACGGCGCCGCCAGCCGCGTGGGCGCGCAGCACTCGCAGAACTATGGCCCCTGGTATGCCAACGTGCCCGGCCTGATCGTGATCGCGCCTTATGACGCTTCGGATGCCAAGGGCCTGCTCAAGGCCGCCATCCGCAGCGAAGATCCGGTTGTGTTTCTTGAAAACGAGCTGATCTATGGCCGTTCGTTTGAACTGCCCGAGCTGGACGATCACGTTCTGCCCATCGGCAAGGCCCGCATCATGCGTGAGGGCAAGGACGTGACCATCGTGTCCTATTCGATCGGCGTGGGCCTGGCGCTGGAAGCCGCCGAGGAACTGGCGGGCGAGGGCATTGATGCCGAGGTTATCGACCTGCGCACGCTGCGTCCGCTGGACAAGGAAACGGTGCTGGCCTCGCTGGCCAAGACCAACCGCATCGTCGTGGCCGAAGAAGGCTGGCCGACCTGCTCGATCGCTTCGGAAATCGCGGCCATCGCAATGGAGGACGGCTTCGACCATCTCGACGCGCCGGTTGTCCGCGTGTGCAATGAAGACGTTCCGCTGCCCTATGCAGCGAACCTCGAAAAGGCCGCTCTGATCAACACGCCGCGCATCGTCGAGGCGGTCAAGAAGGTCTGCTATCGCTAA